In Macadamia integrifolia cultivar HAES 741 chromosome 13, SCU_Mint_v3, whole genome shotgun sequence, one DNA window encodes the following:
- the LOC122059387 gene encoding uncharacterized protein LOC122059387 isoform X1, which translates to MCVVLCCCRLQPMEEYKNGGSSFLFLLLFLSFCGLFSAASVQADNYISAVGDPGMRKDGLRVAIEAWNQCNEVGEEAPNMGSPRAADCFDIYKALPQVGKECNICKMIPYMLVHRVIEEDNILGVGDTFHGVDQKALTNVDLYAADKELYLGSKCQVDDTPNPWQFWMIMLKSGNMDTHAALCPKNGKKVGPYGPDPKFPCFGKGCMNQPLIFHRYTTLQGPNMTTLKGSFYGSWDLDADLSKGMVGNISYYSVTWEKEIGKGAWIFHHVLRTSKKYPWLMLYLRSDATTGFSGGYHYATRGMSKIIPESPNFKVKFTLNVIQGGGPKSQFYLMDMGSCWKNNGQPCNGDVTTDVTRYSEMIINPNTSAWCNPTNLKACPPYHTFPNGTRVHRNDTANYPYGAYHYYCSPGNGEHLEAPYALCDPFSNPQPQEILQILPHPVWGDYGYPTKQDEGWIGDPRTWELDVGRLSQSLYFYQDPGTPPARRKWSSIDLGTEIYINADEVAEWTVSDFDIIVPKQ; encoded by the exons ATGTGTGTTGTACTATGTTGTTGTAGATTACAACCAATGGAGGAATACAAGAATGGAGGTTCCTCATTCTTATTTCTTCTACTCTTCCTGTCCTTTTGTGGGCTCTTTTCTGCAGCTTCTGTTCAAGCAGATAATTATATCTCTGCTGTGGGTGATCCTGGGATGAGAAAGGATGGTCTGAGAGTGGCAATTGAGGCTTGGAACCAATGTAATGAGGTCGGAGAAGAAGCTCCCAACATGGGCAGTCCGAGGGCCGCCGACTGCTTCGACATCTACAAAGCTTTACCACAGG TAGGGAAGGAGTGCAACATTTGCAAAATGATCCCTTATATGTTGGTCCATAGGGTCATTGAGGAAGACAATATACTAGGAGTGGGGGACACTTTTCATGGGGTTGATCAAAAGGCCTTAACCAACGTGGACCTCTACGCGGCTGACAAAGAACTGTATTTGGGTTCcaaatgtcaagttgatgaCACCCCAAATCCATGGCAATTCTGGATGATCATGCTCAAGAGTGGTAACATGGACACACACGCTGCATTGTGTCCAAAGAATGGCAAGAAGGTTGGACCCTATGGACCAGATCCTAAGTTCCCCTGTTTTGGCAAAGGGTGTATGAATCAACCATTGATCTTCCACAGATACACAACCTTGCAAGGGCCCAATATGACTACTCTAAAAGGAAGTTTTTATGGATCTTGGGACTTGGATGCTGATTTGAGCAAAGGAATGGTAGGAAACATTTCTTACTATTCAGTGACTTGGgagaaagaaataggaaaaggagcttggatcttccaTCATGTTCTAAGGACATCAAAGAAGTACCCATGGTTGATGCTCTACTTAAGGTCAGACGCAACGACGGGATTTTCCGGTGGCTATCACTACGCGACAAGGGGGATGTCGAAGATT ATTCCAGAGTCACCAAATTTTAAGGTGAAATTCACCTTGAATGTGATACAAGGAGGAGGTCCTAAGAGCCAATTCTACCTAATGGACATGGGTAGTTGCTGGAAGAACAATGGCCAGCCTTGCAATGGCGATGTAACAACCGACGTTACCCGTTACAGTGAGATGATCATTAATCCTAACACAAGTGCTTGGTGCAATCCCACCAACCTTAAGGCCTGTCCCCCTTATCACACCTTCCCCAATGGTACAAGAGTTCATCGCAATGACACTGCTAACTACCCTTATGGAGCCTATCACTATTACTGCTCTCCAGGCAACGGCGAGCACCTTGAGGCACCTTATGCATTGTGTGATCCATTTAGCAATCCACAACCACAAGAGATACTACAAATACTACCACATCCTGTATGGGGAGACTATGGATACCCCACCAAGCAAGATGAGGGATGGATTGGAGATCCAAGGACTTGGGAACTGGATGTTGGGAGATTGTCTCAATCACTATATTTCTACCAG GATCCAGGGACACCACCAGCAAGGAGAAAATGGAGCTCTATTGATTTAGGAACTGAGATATATATCAATGCTGATGAAGTTGCAGAGTGGACTGTTAGTGACTTCGACATTATTGTTCCCAAACAATGA
- the LOC122059387 gene encoding uncharacterized protein LOC122059387 isoform X2 → MCVVLCCCRLQPMEEYKNGGSSFLFLLLFLSFCGLFSAASVQADNYISAVGDPGMRKDGLRVAIEAWNQCNEVGEEAPNMGSPRAADCFDIYKALPQGKECNICKMIPYMLVHRVIEEDNILGVGDTFHGVDQKALTNVDLYAADKELYLGSKCQVDDTPNPWQFWMIMLKSGNMDTHAALCPKNGKKVGPYGPDPKFPCFGKGCMNQPLIFHRYTTLQGPNMTTLKGSFYGSWDLDADLSKGMVGNISYYSVTWEKEIGKGAWIFHHVLRTSKKYPWLMLYLRSDATTGFSGGYHYATRGMSKIIPESPNFKVKFTLNVIQGGGPKSQFYLMDMGSCWKNNGQPCNGDVTTDVTRYSEMIINPNTSAWCNPTNLKACPPYHTFPNGTRVHRNDTANYPYGAYHYYCSPGNGEHLEAPYALCDPFSNPQPQEILQILPHPVWGDYGYPTKQDEGWIGDPRTWELDVGRLSQSLYFYQDPGTPPARRKWSSIDLGTEIYINADEVAEWTVSDFDIIVPKQ, encoded by the exons ATGTGTGTTGTACTATGTTGTTGTAGATTACAACCAATGGAGGAATACAAGAATGGAGGTTCCTCATTCTTATTTCTTCTACTCTTCCTGTCCTTTTGTGGGCTCTTTTCTGCAGCTTCTGTTCAAGCAGATAATTATATCTCTGCTGTGGGTGATCCTGGGATGAGAAAGGATGGTCTGAGAGTGGCAATTGAGGCTTGGAACCAATGTAATGAGGTCGGAGAAGAAGCTCCCAACATGGGCAGTCCGAGGGCCGCCGACTGCTTCGACATCTACAAAGCTTTACCACAGG GGAAGGAGTGCAACATTTGCAAAATGATCCCTTATATGTTGGTCCATAGGGTCATTGAGGAAGACAATATACTAGGAGTGGGGGACACTTTTCATGGGGTTGATCAAAAGGCCTTAACCAACGTGGACCTCTACGCGGCTGACAAAGAACTGTATTTGGGTTCcaaatgtcaagttgatgaCACCCCAAATCCATGGCAATTCTGGATGATCATGCTCAAGAGTGGTAACATGGACACACACGCTGCATTGTGTCCAAAGAATGGCAAGAAGGTTGGACCCTATGGACCAGATCCTAAGTTCCCCTGTTTTGGCAAAGGGTGTATGAATCAACCATTGATCTTCCACAGATACACAACCTTGCAAGGGCCCAATATGACTACTCTAAAAGGAAGTTTTTATGGATCTTGGGACTTGGATGCTGATTTGAGCAAAGGAATGGTAGGAAACATTTCTTACTATTCAGTGACTTGGgagaaagaaataggaaaaggagcttggatcttccaTCATGTTCTAAGGACATCAAAGAAGTACCCATGGTTGATGCTCTACTTAAGGTCAGACGCAACGACGGGATTTTCCGGTGGCTATCACTACGCGACAAGGGGGATGTCGAAGATT ATTCCAGAGTCACCAAATTTTAAGGTGAAATTCACCTTGAATGTGATACAAGGAGGAGGTCCTAAGAGCCAATTCTACCTAATGGACATGGGTAGTTGCTGGAAGAACAATGGCCAGCCTTGCAATGGCGATGTAACAACCGACGTTACCCGTTACAGTGAGATGATCATTAATCCTAACACAAGTGCTTGGTGCAATCCCACCAACCTTAAGGCCTGTCCCCCTTATCACACCTTCCCCAATGGTACAAGAGTTCATCGCAATGACACTGCTAACTACCCTTATGGAGCCTATCACTATTACTGCTCTCCAGGCAACGGCGAGCACCTTGAGGCACCTTATGCATTGTGTGATCCATTTAGCAATCCACAACCACAAGAGATACTACAAATACTACCACATCCTGTATGGGGAGACTATGGATACCCCACCAAGCAAGATGAGGGATGGATTGGAGATCCAAGGACTTGGGAACTGGATGTTGGGAGATTGTCTCAATCACTATATTTCTACCAG GATCCAGGGACACCACCAGCAAGGAGAAAATGGAGCTCTATTGATTTAGGAACTGAGATATATATCAATGCTGATGAAGTTGCAGAGTGGACTGTTAGTGACTTCGACATTATTGTTCCCAAACAATGA
- the LOC122059387 gene encoding uncharacterized protein LOC122059387 isoform X3 yields MRSEKKLPTWAVRGPPTASTSTKLYHRFSVGKECNICKMIPYMLVHRVIEEDNILGVGDTFHGVDQKALTNVDLYAADKELYLGSKCQVDDTPNPWQFWMIMLKSGNMDTHAALCPKNGKKVGPYGPDPKFPCFGKGCMNQPLIFHRYTTLQGPNMTTLKGSFYGSWDLDADLSKGMVGNISYYSVTWEKEIGKGAWIFHHVLRTSKKYPWLMLYLRSDATTGFSGGYHYATRGMSKIIPESPNFKVKFTLNVIQGGGPKSQFYLMDMGSCWKNNGQPCNGDVTTDVTRYSEMIINPNTSAWCNPTNLKACPPYHTFPNGTRVHRNDTANYPYGAYHYYCSPGNGEHLEAPYALCDPFSNPQPQEILQILPHPVWGDYGYPTKQDEGWIGDPRTWELDVGRLSQSLYFYQDPGTPPARRKWSSIDLGTEIYINADEVAEWTVSDFDIIVPKQ; encoded by the exons ATGAGGTCGGAGAAGAAGCTCCCAACATGGGCAGTCCGAGGGCCGCCGACTGCTTCGACATCTACAAAGCTTTACCACAGG TTTTCAGTAGGGAAGGAGTGCAACATTTGCAAAATGATCCCTTATATGTTGGTCCATAGGGTCATTGAGGAAGACAATATACTAGGAGTGGGGGACACTTTTCATGGGGTTGATCAAAAGGCCTTAACCAACGTGGACCTCTACGCGGCTGACAAAGAACTGTATTTGGGTTCcaaatgtcaagttgatgaCACCCCAAATCCATGGCAATTCTGGATGATCATGCTCAAGAGTGGTAACATGGACACACACGCTGCATTGTGTCCAAAGAATGGCAAGAAGGTTGGACCCTATGGACCAGATCCTAAGTTCCCCTGTTTTGGCAAAGGGTGTATGAATCAACCATTGATCTTCCACAGATACACAACCTTGCAAGGGCCCAATATGACTACTCTAAAAGGAAGTTTTTATGGATCTTGGGACTTGGATGCTGATTTGAGCAAAGGAATGGTAGGAAACATTTCTTACTATTCAGTGACTTGGgagaaagaaataggaaaaggagcttggatcttccaTCATGTTCTAAGGACATCAAAGAAGTACCCATGGTTGATGCTCTACTTAAGGTCAGACGCAACGACGGGATTTTCCGGTGGCTATCACTACGCGACAAGGGGGATGTCGAAGATT ATTCCAGAGTCACCAAATTTTAAGGTGAAATTCACCTTGAATGTGATACAAGGAGGAGGTCCTAAGAGCCAATTCTACCTAATGGACATGGGTAGTTGCTGGAAGAACAATGGCCAGCCTTGCAATGGCGATGTAACAACCGACGTTACCCGTTACAGTGAGATGATCATTAATCCTAACACAAGTGCTTGGTGCAATCCCACCAACCTTAAGGCCTGTCCCCCTTATCACACCTTCCCCAATGGTACAAGAGTTCATCGCAATGACACTGCTAACTACCCTTATGGAGCCTATCACTATTACTGCTCTCCAGGCAACGGCGAGCACCTTGAGGCACCTTATGCATTGTGTGATCCATTTAGCAATCCACAACCACAAGAGATACTACAAATACTACCACATCCTGTATGGGGAGACTATGGATACCCCACCAAGCAAGATGAGGGATGGATTGGAGATCCAAGGACTTGGGAACTGGATGTTGGGAGATTGTCTCAATCACTATATTTCTACCAG GATCCAGGGACACCACCAGCAAGGAGAAAATGGAGCTCTATTGATTTAGGAACTGAGATATATATCAATGCTGATGAAGTTGCAGAGTGGACTGTTAGTGACTTCGACATTATTGTTCCCAAACAATGA